In a single window of the Notamacropus eugenii isolate mMacEug1 chromosome 4, mMacEug1.pri_v2, whole genome shotgun sequence genome:
- the S100Z gene encoding protein S100-Z yields the protein MPTQLEKAMDTLIKIFHCYSSKEGDKFKLNKGELKLLLQSELTDFLSCQKDPELVDKIMKDLDANKDNEVDFNEFVVMVAALTVACNDHFVEQMKKKGK from the exons ATGCCTACCCAGCTAGAGAAGGCCATGGACACCCTCATTAAAATCTTCCACTGTTACTCCAGCAAAGAAGGGGACAAGTTCAAGCTCAACAAAGGGGAGTTGAAGCTACTGCTCCAGAGTGAGCTTACTGACTTCCTATCA tgccaGAAGGATCCTGAATTGGTTGACAAGATTATGAAGGATCTGGATGCCAATAAAGACAATGAAGTGGACTTTAATGAGTTTGTAGTTATGGTGGCTGCCCTGACAGTGGCTTGCAATGATCACTTTGTAgagcaaatgaagaaaaaaggaaaatag